One window of the Chitinimonas sp. BJYL2 genome contains the following:
- the fliG gene encoding flagellar motor switch protein FliG yields the protein MANNEEAIRRSAILLMSLGEEAAVEVFKYLGPKEVQKIGLSMASMDNVTREQVESVVTEFLAGTMNRANFGAADEYIRSVLTKALGSDKAANLLDRILQGGDNTGIESLKWMDSVAVAELIKNEHPQIIATILVHLEPDQVSEVLNQFTERLRNDVLLRIATLEGVQPTALRELNDVLTQLLSGADRVKKSAMGGEGMAAEILNFMGGVVEASAVNAIREYDPELAQRIQDKMFTFENLVDVDDRGIQILLREVSSDSLIVAMKGTSEALRNKVFRNMSQRAAEMLRDDFEAKGAVKVSDVEAEQREILKVVRRLADEGQIAIAKGGSEGFVE from the coding sequence ATGGCCAACAATGAGGAAGCCATTCGTCGTAGCGCCATCTTGCTGATGAGCCTGGGCGAGGAGGCCGCGGTCGAGGTATTCAAGTATCTCGGCCCCAAGGAAGTGCAGAAGATCGGTCTGTCCATGGCGTCCATGGACAACGTCACCCGTGAGCAGGTGGAATCGGTGGTCACCGAGTTCCTGGCGGGGACGATGAACCGCGCCAACTTTGGTGCCGCAGATGAATACATCCGCTCTGTGCTCACCAAGGCGCTGGGTTCCGACAAGGCCGCCAACCTTCTGGATCGCATCCTTCAGGGTGGTGATAACACTGGTATCGAGTCACTCAAGTGGATGGATTCGGTAGCCGTTGCCGAGCTGATCAAGAATGAGCACCCGCAGATCATTGCTACCATTCTGGTGCACCTTGAGCCGGACCAGGTGTCCGAGGTTCTCAACCAGTTCACCGAGCGACTGCGTAACGACGTTCTCCTGCGGATCGCCACGCTTGAGGGTGTGCAGCCGACTGCCTTGCGTGAGCTGAACGATGTGCTCACCCAGTTGTTGTCGGGTGCAGACCGGGTCAAGAAGTCGGCCATGGGTGGCGAGGGCATGGCGGCAGAAATCCTCAACTTCATGGGTGGCGTCGTCGAGGCATCGGCGGTCAATGCCATTCGCGAGTACGACCCGGAGTTGGCGCAACGCATCCAGGACAAGATGTTCACCTTCGAGAACCTGGTCGACGTGGACGATCGTGGTATCCAGATCCTGTTGCGCGAGGTGTCGTCGGATTCCCTCATTGTGGCCATGAAAGGTACCAGCGAAGCTCTGCGCAACAAGGTATTCCGCAATATGTCGCAACGGGCGGCCGAAATGCTGCGTGATGACTTCGAGGCCAAAGGTGCGGTCAAGGTGTCGGATGTGGAAGCTGAGCAGCGCGAGATTCTCAAGGTCGTACGCCGCCTTGCCGATGAGGGCCAGATCGCTATTGCCAAGGGCGGTAGTGAAGGCTTTGTTGAATAA
- a CDS encoding flagellar assembly protein FliH, whose amino-acid sequence MKAWGSKKIFRSGELTGLEPWQADALSGPSVQRPYLRMKEFVEVLGTEAADPVAEVPASLEASAEPMPEAELSPPVPLVPMIEETELARIREAARQEGYEAGFEAGRQSGYAAGEASGREAGHAAGLISGEQAGRQLADADVARFQALCQSLTAAIAAYEDALALPIRDLGIAVAQQIVRTQITTQPESLQTVIREAIASLPELHGPLKVTLHPDDVALVQDFLAHEGTHATWRLEPSEAMERGGCRINHATVELDLSLPTRWRRIIESLGSDEPWQAGDGHKSN is encoded by the coding sequence ATGAAAGCCTGGGGCAGCAAAAAGATATTTCGCAGTGGCGAGCTGACCGGTCTGGAGCCGTGGCAGGCTGACGCGCTGAGTGGCCCCTCGGTACAGCGTCCTTATCTGCGCATGAAGGAATTTGTCGAGGTGCTTGGTACCGAGGCCGCCGACCCCGTCGCCGAGGTGCCCGCCAGCCTGGAAGCATCAGCCGAGCCCATGCCCGAGGCGGAGCTGTCTCCGCCTGTTCCACTGGTGCCGATGATTGAGGAAACTGAACTGGCGCGTATCCGCGAGGCGGCACGCCAGGAAGGTTATGAGGCCGGTTTCGAAGCTGGGCGCCAGTCAGGTTATGCCGCTGGCGAAGCGAGTGGCAGGGAGGCCGGGCATGCCGCAGGCCTGATCAGTGGTGAGCAGGCAGGCCGTCAGTTAGCCGACGCTGACGTCGCACGTTTTCAGGCGCTGTGTCAGTCCCTGACGGCGGCGATTGCCGCCTACGAAGACGCACTGGCCCTGCCCATACGCGACTTGGGTATTGCCGTGGCGCAGCAGATTGTGCGAACCCAGATCACGACGCAGCCAGAAAGCCTGCAAACGGTTATTCGCGAAGCCATTGCCAGCCTGCCCGAGCTGCACGGTCCCCTGAAGGTGACGCTGCATCCGGATGATGTCGCCCTGGTACAAGATTTTCTCGCCCACGAGGGTACCCATGCCACCTGGAGACTGGAACCCAGCGAGGCGATGGAACGTGGCGGTTGCCGGATCAACCACGCGACCGTCGAGCTTGATCTGAGTCTGCCTACACGCTGGCGCCGTATCATCGAATCCTTGGGTAGCGATGAACCTTGGCAGGCGGGCGATGGACACAAATCAAACTGA
- the fliI gene encoding flagellar protein export ATPase FliI, whose translation MDTNQTDLGAIRRWQQFADSCIDTVTETKPWLAQGRLTRVAGLVLEAVGIKLPVGASCHVVLPNGHSVEAEVVGFNGDKLFLMPVAEVYGLEPGAKVIAYEDIESRIPQPGASHGGPRRRIEDRGRQALVGPHLLGRVLDGLGRPLDKLGPLNASDHVPLFSRPYNPLDRVPVKDVLDVGIRAINGMLTVGRGQRLGLFAGSGIGKSVLLGMMARYTTADIVVVGLIGERGREVKDFIENILGEEGLARSVVVAAPADTPPLLRLHGAAYATAIAEYFRDSGKNVLLIMDSLTRYAMAQREIALAVGEPPATKGYPPSVFAKLPALVERAGNGREGSGSITAFYTVLSEGDDQQDPIADSARAILDGHIVLSRQLADAGHYPAIDIEQSISRVMTDIISPDALDHVRRFKLMYSRYQRNRDLLNVGAYVRGSDPVLDEAIRMMPAMEAFLQQGIYEQVNYANARGHLASLFGG comes from the coding sequence ATGGACACAAATCAAACTGACCTCGGGGCAATTCGTCGCTGGCAGCAGTTTGCGGACAGCTGCATCGATACTGTGACCGAGACCAAACCCTGGCTTGCACAGGGGCGCCTTACGCGTGTCGCCGGTCTGGTGCTGGAGGCCGTGGGGATCAAACTGCCTGTGGGCGCCAGCTGCCATGTAGTGCTGCCCAATGGTCACAGTGTGGAAGCCGAGGTTGTCGGCTTCAACGGCGACAAGCTGTTCCTCATGCCGGTGGCAGAGGTTTATGGCTTGGAACCCGGCGCCAAGGTCATCGCCTACGAAGACATTGAAAGCCGCATTCCACAGCCCGGCGCCAGCCACGGTGGACCGCGGCGTCGTATTGAAGATCGTGGCCGCCAGGCCTTGGTAGGACCGCACCTGCTGGGGCGCGTGCTGGATGGCTTGGGCCGTCCGCTCGACAAGCTGGGCCCGCTGAATGCTAGCGATCATGTGCCTTTGTTTTCCCGTCCCTACAATCCCCTGGACCGTGTGCCGGTCAAGGATGTGCTCGATGTCGGCATCCGTGCCATCAACGGCATGCTCACGGTGGGTCGTGGACAGCGTCTGGGCCTGTTTGCGGGCTCGGGTATCGGCAAGAGTGTCTTGCTGGGGATGATGGCGCGCTACACCACGGCCGATATCGTCGTGGTAGGCCTGATCGGTGAGCGTGGCCGCGAGGTCAAGGATTTCATCGAGAATATTCTCGGTGAAGAGGGCTTGGCGCGTTCCGTTGTGGTTGCGGCACCTGCCGATACGCCGCCCTTGCTGCGCTTGCATGGCGCCGCCTATGCCACGGCGATTGCCGAGTATTTCCGCGATAGCGGCAAGAACGTGCTGTTGATCATGGACTCGCTGACCCGCTATGCCATGGCGCAGCGGGAAATCGCGCTGGCGGTGGGTGAGCCACCTGCCACCAAGGGTTACCCGCCATCGGTATTTGCCAAGCTGCCGGCGCTGGTCGAACGAGCCGGTAACGGGCGAGAGGGCAGCGGTTCGATCACCGCCTTCTACACGGTGCTGAGTGAGGGCGATGATCAGCAAGACCCCATTGCAGACAGTGCCCGCGCCATTCTTGACGGCCATATCGTGCTCAGCCGGCAACTCGCAGATGCTGGTCACTATCCGGCGATTGATATCGAGCAATCGATCAGTCGGGTCATGACCGATATCATTTCGCCCGATGCACTGGATCATGTGCGGCGCTTCAAGCTGATGTATTCCCGTTATCAGCGCAATCGCGATCTGCTCAATGTCGGTGCCTACGTCCGTGGGTCAGACCCGGTGCTGGACGAGGCCATCAGGATGATGCCGGCCATGGAGGCCTTTTTGCAGCAAGGCATCTACGAGCAAGTCAATTACGCCAATGCACGGGGGCATCTGGCCAGCCTGTTCGGTGGTTGA